A portion of the Bacillus sp. es.034 genome contains these proteins:
- the rnr gene encoding ribonuclease R, which translates to MDENIKEHVDRLLSYMKEEAYKPLTVQELEEAFGIEGSTNFKDFVKALVVMEEKGLVVRTRSNRYGLPEKMNLVRGKVSAHAKGFAFVIPEESGMDDIFIPPNETNNAMHGDIVLVRVSTSSSGSRREGTVVRIVERGVDQMVGTFTESKHFGFVIPDDKKFASDIFIPKSAQMGAAEGHKVVVKLTSYPEGRKSAEGEVIEILGHKNDPGVDILSIIHKHGIDVEFPEEVMDQANKVPSEIDESEIPNRKDLRDQTIVTIDGADAKDLDDAVTVTKLDNGNYKLGVHIADVTYYVKESSPIDQEAFDRGTSVYLVDRVIPMIPHRLSNGICSLNPKVDRLTLSCDMEISPEGDVVKHEIFQSVIKTTERMTYSDVNKILVDKDEELRTKYKPLVPMFEEMEDLAQVLRTKRMKRGAIDFDFKEAKVLVNEEGEPSDVVLRERSVAEKLIEEFMLVANETVAEHFHWMEVPFIYRIHEDPKEDKLQRFFEFITNFGLIVKGTANSIHPRALQEIVEDVQGEPEEMVVSTMMLRSMQQAKYDPESLGHFGLATEFYTHFTSPIRRYPDLIVHRLIRTYLIEGKVDQSTRDKWGSQMGHIAEHTSSRERRAVDAERETDELKKAEYMEDKVGEEYDGIISSVTNFGLFVELPNTIEGLVHVSYMTDDYYRFDERHLAMIGERTANVFRIGDEITVRVVSVNKDERAIDFEIVGMKGTRKERENRVRSIRSDSGKSDRSKSNQSSSRKKDGEWSTRKPNNKKKKTNKKHFENAPRSKRKKKK; encoded by the coding sequence ATGGACGAAAATATTAAAGAGCATGTGGACAGGCTGCTTTCCTATATGAAGGAAGAGGCATACAAGCCATTGACGGTGCAGGAGCTTGAAGAAGCATTCGGAATTGAAGGGTCCACGAACTTCAAGGATTTTGTCAAAGCACTTGTCGTAATGGAAGAAAAGGGCCTCGTCGTACGAACAAGAAGCAATCGCTACGGCCTGCCTGAAAAAATGAATCTGGTAAGAGGGAAAGTATCCGCTCATGCGAAAGGATTTGCGTTTGTGATACCGGAAGAATCCGGTATGGATGATATCTTCATCCCTCCGAACGAAACAAATAACGCCATGCATGGCGATATTGTATTAGTAAGAGTGTCAACCTCTTCCTCAGGTTCAAGAAGAGAAGGGACCGTCGTCCGGATCGTCGAACGCGGTGTCGATCAAATGGTCGGTACGTTCACGGAAAGCAAGCATTTCGGTTTTGTCATCCCTGATGATAAGAAATTTGCCAGTGATATCTTCATTCCGAAATCTGCCCAGATGGGAGCGGCTGAAGGACATAAGGTCGTCGTAAAGTTGACGTCTTATCCTGAGGGACGCAAGAGTGCTGAAGGAGAAGTCATCGAAATCCTCGGTCATAAAAATGATCCGGGAGTCGATATTCTTTCCATCATCCATAAGCACGGGATTGACGTTGAATTTCCTGAAGAGGTCATGGATCAGGCAAACAAGGTACCAAGTGAAATCGACGAATCGGAAATCCCGAACCGGAAAGATCTCCGCGATCAGACCATCGTCACGATCGATGGCGCAGACGCCAAAGATCTAGATGACGCCGTAACCGTGACGAAACTGGACAACGGGAACTACAAGCTTGGAGTACATATTGCAGACGTCACGTACTATGTCAAAGAGAGCTCCCCGATCGATCAGGAAGCATTCGATAGAGGGACGTCAGTCTATCTCGTAGACCGGGTCATCCCGATGATTCCGCATCGTTTATCCAACGGGATTTGTTCCCTTAATCCAAAAGTGGATCGTTTGACGTTATCGTGTGACATGGAAATTTCACCCGAAGGCGATGTCGTCAAACACGAAATCTTCCAGAGTGTCATTAAGACGACCGAGCGAATGACCTATTCTGATGTAAACAAGATCCTTGTCGATAAAGACGAAGAGCTCCGCACGAAATATAAGCCTTTGGTACCGATGTTCGAGGAGATGGAGGACCTGGCTCAGGTTCTTCGTACCAAACGGATGAAGCGCGGGGCCATCGACTTTGATTTCAAAGAAGCGAAAGTGCTGGTGAATGAGGAAGGGGAACCGTCGGATGTCGTCCTTCGTGAGCGTTCAGTGGCAGAGAAACTGATCGAAGAATTCATGCTGGTCGCCAATGAGACGGTTGCCGAGCATTTCCACTGGATGGAAGTGCCATTCATCTACCGAATTCATGAAGATCCGAAAGAAGATAAGCTTCAGCGCTTCTTCGAATTCATCACCAATTTCGGTTTGATTGTAAAAGGAACAGCTAATAGCATCCATCCCCGTGCCCTTCAGGAAATAGTCGAAGACGTACAGGGTGAACCGGAAGAAATGGTCGTTTCGACGATGATGCTCCGTTCCATGCAGCAGGCGAAATACGACCCTGAAAGCCTTGGGCACTTTGGACTGGCGACTGAGTTCTATACTCATTTCACATCCCCGATCCGTCGTTATCCTGACTTGATCGTTCACCGTTTGATCAGAACGTACTTGATCGAGGGGAAAGTGGATCAGTCCACCCGGGATAAATGGGGTTCTCAAATGGGTCACATCGCTGAGCATACATCCAGCCGTGAGCGCCGTGCAGTGGACGCAGAGCGTGAAACCGATGAACTGAAAAAAGCAGAGTACATGGAAGACAAAGTGGGAGAAGAATACGACGGAATCATCAGCTCCGTTACGAATTTCGGACTGTTCGTCGAATTGCCGAACACCATCGAAGGACTTGTCCATGTGAGTTATATGACAGACGACTACTACAGATTTGATGAGCGTCATCTCGCCATGATCGGTGAAAGAACCGCAAATGTGTTCAGAATCGGTGATGAAATCACGGTACGTGTCGTAAGCGTCAATAAAGATGAGCGCGCCATCGATTTTGAAATCGTAGGCATGAAGGGCACCCGTAAAGAGCGCGAAAACCGTGTCCGTTCGATCCGTTCAGATAGTGGTAAATCAGATCGCTCGAAATCGAATCAATCTTCATCCCGTAAAAAGGACGGGGAATGGTCAACGCGTAAACCGAACAATAAGAAGAAAAAGACGAATAAGAAACACTTTGAAAATGCACCTCGAAGCAAACGTAAAAAGAAGAAATAA
- the smpB gene encoding SsrA-binding protein SmpB — protein MPKGEGKLIAQNKKARHDYAVEETYEAGLVLQGTEIKAIRGGRVNLKDSFARVQNGEIFVHNMHISPYEQGNRFNHEPLRTRKLLLHKKQINKLIGDSKEAGYSIVPLKLYIKNGVAKLLIGMARGKKKYDKREDLKRKEANRSIQRELAQRQKGM, from the coding sequence ATGCCAAAGGGAGAAGGCAAGCTTATTGCCCAAAATAAAAAAGCAAGGCATGACTATGCCGTAGAAGAGACATATGAAGCAGGTCTTGTACTTCAAGGGACTGAAATCAAAGCGATCCGGGGAGGCCGGGTGAACTTGAAGGATTCCTTTGCACGTGTTCAAAACGGGGAAATCTTCGTACACAACATGCATATCAGTCCGTATGAGCAGGGAAATCGTTTTAATCATGAACCGCTCAGGACACGTAAATTATTGCTTCACAAAAAGCAAATCAATAAACTGATCGGTGATTCAAAAGAAGCTGGTTATTCCATCGTGCCTTTGAAGCTATACATCAAAAATGGTGTAGCGAAGCTTCTGATCGGGATGGCACGCGGTAAGAAGAAGTATGATAAACGAGAAGATTTGAAGCGTAAAGAAGCGAATCGTTCCATCCAAAGAGAACTGGCTCAGCGCCAAAAAGGGATGTAA
- a CDS encoding four-helix bundle copper-binding protein has translation MSHEKYQSAIKALHDCMEACNHCFDSCLKEDDINMMKGCIRLDRECADMCSYLEQSLVRGTPFAAELAQVCAKICEACGEECKKHDHDHCQKCADACFNCAEECKKIA, from the coding sequence ATGTCACATGAAAAGTATCAATCAGCCATTAAAGCACTACACGATTGCATGGAAGCCTGTAACCACTGTTTCGATTCCTGCTTAAAAGAAGATGATATAAACATGATGAAAGGATGCATCCGGTTAGATCGTGAATGCGCGGATATGTGTTCATACTTAGAACAATCCTTAGTGAGAGGGACACCATTTGCAGCGGAACTCGCCCAGGTGTGTGCGAAGATTTGTGAAGCATGCGGCGAAGAGTGTAAGAAACATGATCATGATCATTGTCAAAAATGTGCGGATGCCTGCTTCAACTGTGCAGAAGAGTGTAAAAAAATCGCCTAA
- a CDS encoding CopY/TcrY family copper transport repressor yields the protein MPKEEKPEITDSEWEVMRVVWTLKEVTSKEISAVLQEKKEWKPATTKTFIGRLVKKGMLTTEKIGNRFIYRPGVSEKESLKTLKSGLFTHICSRAVGKTIADLIGEATLSHEDIALLEQVLQSKKKDAVDEIACNCVPGQCTCKKDQGMNCHH from the coding sequence TTGCCCAAAGAAGAAAAACCGGAAATCACGGATTCTGAGTGGGAAGTGATGAGAGTTGTCTGGACGCTCAAAGAAGTGACCAGCAAGGAAATAAGTGCCGTCCTTCAAGAAAAGAAAGAGTGGAAACCGGCAACCACGAAAACCTTTATTGGGCGTCTGGTCAAAAAAGGGATGCTGACAACCGAAAAAATCGGAAACCGGTTCATTTACAGGCCGGGAGTCAGCGAGAAAGAAAGCCTCAAAACACTGAAGTCAGGATTATTCACCCATATATGCAGCCGGGCGGTGGGGAAAACGATTGCCGACCTGATTGGAGAGGCAACGTTGAGCCATGAAGATATTGCGCTTCTTGAACAAGTTTTACAATCCAAGAAAAAAGATGCTGTCGATGAGATCGCTTGTAATTGCGTTCCAGGACAGTGTACCTGCAAAAAAGATCAAGGCATGAACTGCCATCATTAA
- a CDS encoding copper ion binding protein has product MEKTLLNVSGMTCGNCVKKVETVLNELDGVEKAKVDLENGAAKVKYDESKQSPDSLSKAVSDAGYQTEPAK; this is encoded by the coding sequence ATGGAAAAAACATTATTAAACGTATCTGGAATGACATGTGGGAATTGTGTGAAAAAAGTAGAGACGGTTCTGAACGAACTGGACGGAGTAGAAAAAGCCAAAGTTGATCTCGAAAATGGTGCGGCTAAGGTGAAGTATGACGAATCAAAGCAATCACCAGACAGTTTAAGTAAAGCGGTGTCTGATGCGGGATATCAAACAGAACCTGCAAAATAA
- a CDS encoding heavy metal translocating P-type ATPase, with protein sequence MTEKTLNIEGMTCASCSQAVEKATKKLAGVQQANVNLATEKMNITYDENELSLEEIKQAVDDAGYRAVTEMEKKTFSVTGMTCASCVQSVEKATRKLDGVKDSTVNMATEKMVIEYDSAVVTVSDIKGAVSDAGYEAHEEMDSEDSVDEDRNKKEQHIRTMWKRFWVSAVFTVPLLLVSMGHMFGMPLPDAIDPMVNPSGFALIQLVLTIPVVAMGKPFFTVGFKTLSKRHPNMDSLVALGTGAAFFYSLFASIMIMAGSERYAQNLYFESAAVILTLITLGKYFEALSKGKTSEAIKKLMGLAPKTATVVRDGAEIEISVEEVEVGDIIIVKPGERIPVDGIVTEGKTSVDEAMLTGESIPVEKTPGSNVIGASINKNGTIRYEATKVGKDTALSQIIKLVEDAQGSKAPIAKMADVISGYFVPIVIVLAILSGLAWYVSGESGLFAFTIAISILVIACPCALGLATPTAIMVGTGKGAENGVLIKSGLALETTHKIDTIVFDKTGTITEGKPVVTDIVMAEGFLEEELLILAASAEKGSEHPLGEAIVREAEERGLTLRKTDFFDAITGQGIEVTVEGDDLLLGNRKLMDENDVDVGELAEASDRLAAEGKTPMYIAVEEQIAGIIAVADTVKETSFKAIEKLHRMGIQVAMITGDNKRTAEAIAREVGIDRVLSEVLPEDKANEVKKLQEEGRKVAMVGDGINDAPALAQADIGIAIGSGTDVAMESADIVLMRSDLMDVPTAVELSKATIRNIKQNLFWAFGYNILGIPIAMGILYLFGGPLLNPMIAGAAMSFSSVSVLLNALRLKGFKPSGL encoded by the coding sequence ATGACGGAAAAAACATTGAACATCGAAGGAATGACATGTGCCTCTTGTTCACAGGCTGTTGAGAAAGCAACGAAGAAACTAGCTGGTGTTCAACAAGCAAACGTAAATCTTGCAACCGAGAAAATGAATATAACCTATGATGAAAATGAGCTTTCCCTCGAAGAAATCAAGCAGGCAGTGGATGACGCAGGTTATAGGGCAGTCACAGAAATGGAGAAAAAGACCTTCAGCGTGACAGGCATGACGTGCGCATCCTGTGTGCAATCGGTCGAAAAGGCGACAAGAAAATTGGATGGCGTTAAGGATTCGACGGTCAATATGGCTACAGAGAAAATGGTCATTGAGTACGATTCCGCCGTCGTTACCGTGTCTGATATCAAAGGGGCGGTTTCCGACGCCGGATATGAAGCACATGAGGAGATGGACTCAGAGGATTCAGTAGACGAAGACAGGAATAAGAAAGAGCAGCACATCAGGACCATGTGGAAACGCTTCTGGGTTTCAGCCGTCTTCACTGTTCCCTTGCTCCTGGTCTCCATGGGGCATATGTTCGGCATGCCACTGCCCGATGCGATCGATCCGATGGTGAACCCATCTGGATTTGCGTTGATACAACTTGTTCTCACCATTCCTGTCGTGGCGATGGGGAAACCGTTTTTCACCGTGGGATTTAAGACGCTTTCAAAACGCCATCCCAATATGGATTCATTGGTGGCCCTCGGAACTGGGGCAGCGTTCTTCTATAGTTTGTTTGCAAGCATCATGATCATGGCAGGCAGTGAACGGTATGCGCAGAATCTTTATTTTGAATCGGCAGCCGTCATCCTCACCCTCATTACTTTAGGGAAATATTTCGAGGCCCTTTCGAAAGGGAAAACGTCTGAAGCGATCAAGAAACTGATGGGGCTTGCCCCTAAAACAGCCACAGTCGTAAGAGATGGAGCAGAAATCGAAATTTCGGTCGAAGAAGTGGAAGTCGGGGATATCATCATCGTGAAGCCTGGCGAAAGGATACCCGTTGATGGAATCGTGACAGAAGGGAAAACATCCGTCGATGAAGCAATGCTCACCGGGGAAAGTATCCCTGTTGAGAAAACGCCGGGTTCGAACGTCATCGGTGCGAGCATCAACAAAAATGGAACCATCCGATATGAGGCTACGAAAGTCGGGAAAGATACGGCATTATCCCAGATCATCAAGCTGGTGGAAGATGCGCAAGGATCAAAGGCCCCCATTGCCAAAATGGCGGATGTGATTTCAGGATATTTTGTGCCCATCGTCATCGTTCTTGCCATTTTATCCGGGCTCGCCTGGTATGTTTCAGGAGAATCAGGCCTCTTTGCCTTTACGATTGCCATTTCGATTCTCGTGATCGCCTGTCCTTGTGCTCTTGGACTCGCGACACCTACAGCCATCATGGTCGGTACGGGAAAAGGCGCTGAAAATGGCGTCCTCATTAAAAGCGGTTTAGCTCTTGAAACAACCCACAAAATAGACACCATCGTGTTTGATAAGACCGGTACCATTACGGAAGGTAAGCCTGTAGTGACGGATATCGTGATGGCGGAAGGCTTTTTAGAGGAAGAACTCCTGATCCTTGCCGCTTCAGCTGAAAAGGGATCTGAACATCCCCTTGGAGAAGCGATTGTCCGAGAAGCGGAAGAGAGAGGACTGACCCTGCGTAAGACGGACTTCTTTGACGCCATTACGGGACAGGGAATTGAAGTGACGGTCGAAGGAGACGATCTCCTGCTCGGAAACCGCAAGTTGATGGACGAAAATGATGTCGATGTCGGTGAACTGGCAGAAGCTTCGGACCGCTTGGCAGCCGAGGGGAAAACGCCGATGTACATCGCCGTCGAAGAACAGATTGCGGGCATCATCGCCGTCGCCGATACGGTAAAAGAAACGAGTTTCAAAGCCATTGAAAAACTTCACAGAATGGGGATCCAAGTGGCAATGATTACGGGAGACAACAAGCGGACAGCGGAAGCGATCGCAAGAGAAGTAGGGATCGACCGCGTGCTGAGTGAAGTACTGCCAGAAGACAAAGCCAATGAAGTCAAGAAGCTTCAGGAAGAAGGCAGGAAGGTGGCGATGGTCGGGGACGGAATTAATGATGCTCCCGCCCTTGCGCAGGCTGATATCGGGATCGCCATCGGCTCCGGTACGGACGTGGCCATGGAGTCGGCAGACATCGTCCTCATGAGAAGTGATCTAATGGACGTACCGACAGCCGTTGAATTAAGTAAAGCGACCATAAGGAACATCAAGCAGAACCTATTCTGGGCATTTGGTTATAATATCCTCGGTATTCCTATTGCCATGGGAATCTTATACCTGTTCGGCGGGCCGTTATTAAATCCAATGATCGCCGGGGCAGCCATGAGCTTCAGCTCGGTATCTGTCTTGCTGAACGCCCTTCGATTGAAAGGATTCAAACCATCAGGTCTATAG
- the qoxA gene encoding cytochrome aa3 quinol oxidase subunit II — protein MFNKFKPYLIVLISLISLFFIIIFSTDSELIILDPKGPVGAVQKDLIMLSIYYMIAIMVVVLGFFTIILFKYRSSKKNSDYKPDMHGSTFLEIIWTLIPVLIVIALSIPNTKALYELREAPEATAHKDPIVIHATAVDWKWIFSYPEEGIETVNYVNVPEDHPILFKVTAADSMASFWVPQIGGQIYGMPGMVNDLYLQADEPGTYDGRNSNFTGEGMTHQTFDFVAMKQDKYEDWVEDAQDEPKLTEDTYEKLMLPETVDKMTFSSTHLAFVDHGKNSEYAMAIRQKYGLDTTVGGADKDAKSVHGNMDMEGHEGMDHDDKKKKDEDDNHEDHGGHEH, from the coding sequence TTGTTTAATAAATTTAAACCGTATTTAATTGTTTTAATAAGTCTTATTTCGTTATTTTTCATCATTATTTTCAGTACGGATAGCGAATTGATCATCCTGGATCCCAAAGGACCGGTGGGTGCCGTTCAAAAAGATCTGATTATGCTGTCCATCTACTATATGATTGCCATTATGGTTGTTGTACTTGGATTCTTTACAATCATACTATTCAAGTATCGGAGCAGTAAGAAGAATAGTGACTATAAACCGGATATGCACGGAAGTACATTCCTTGAGATCATTTGGACGTTGATTCCTGTCCTGATCGTCATTGCATTATCCATCCCCAATACAAAGGCCCTTTATGAATTGAGGGAAGCACCGGAAGCGACCGCTCATAAAGACCCGATCGTGATCCATGCGACGGCTGTCGATTGGAAATGGATCTTCAGCTACCCTGAAGAAGGAATCGAAACCGTAAACTATGTGAATGTCCCTGAGGATCATCCGATTCTCTTCAAAGTAACCGCTGCAGACTCTATGGCTTCCTTCTGGGTACCACAAATCGGCGGTCAGATCTATGGAATGCCTGGAATGGTCAATGACTTATATCTGCAGGCTGATGAACCTGGAACGTATGATGGAAGAAATTCCAACTTCACAGGTGAAGGTATGACGCACCAAACGTTTGATTTCGTTGCGATGAAACAAGACAAATATGAAGATTGGGTAGAAGATGCTCAAGACGAACCGAAATTGACGGAAGATACGTATGAAAAACTGATGCTTCCTGAAACGGTTGATAAGATGACCTTTTCATCTACTCACTTAGCATTCGTCGATCATGGTAAGAATTCCGAGTATGCTATGGCGATCCGCCAGAAGTACGGACTGGATACCACGGTAGGTGGAGCAGATAAAGATGCTAAATCCGTTCATGGCAATATGGATATGGAAGGCCATGAAGGCATGGACCATGACGATAAGAAGAAAAAAGATGAAGATGACAACCATGAAGATCATGGCGGTCACGAGCACTAA
- the qoxB gene encoding cytochrome aa3 quinol oxidase subunit I produces MFDFIKDNLILNDPLIIGANISIVFTVIGIVAVLTYFKKWKWLWNDWITSVDHKKIGIMYILAALVMLFRGGVDALLMRAQLTVPDNSFLTSEHYNEIFTTHGTIMILFMAMPFLLGLMNVVVPLQIGARDVAFPYLNNLSFWSFMFGAILFNMSFVFGGSPNAGWTNYAPLAIEGSPGPGINYYLLGLQISGIGTLLTGINFVVTIIKMRAPGMTLLRMPMFTWTTLITAFIIVFAFPILTVTLALMTFDRVFGSHFFTLTDGGNPMLWANLFWLWGHPEVYIVILPAFGIFSEIIATFARKTLFGYKSMIISLVAISGLSFVVWVHHFFTMGGNAAVNSVFSITTMAIAIPTGIKIFNWLGTLFKGKIEFTVPMLWSVAFIPTFLIGGVTGVMLGMAAADFQYHNNYFLVAHFHYTLIAGVVFACFAGLTYWYPKMFGHKMNERIGRWTFWFFSIGFNLCFLPQFVLGFAGMPRRVYTYGPEDGWTALNMISSVGAFGMGVGFMILVYGIYYSFRFAKRETTGDAWDGRTLEWATSSAIAPHYNFAHVPEVKSHDAFYDMKQEGRKMIPDNFEYQPIHMPSNAGTPFIMSALFFAAGFGLVFELFWMAILALIGIFGCMAYRSLMSHKQDEGYYVSVKEIEKTENPYKREA; encoded by the coding sequence ATGTTTGATTTTATTAAGGATAATCTGATCCTTAACGATCCGTTGATTATAGGAGCCAACATTTCGATCGTTTTTACCGTAATCGGAATCGTTGCAGTCCTCACTTATTTTAAAAAGTGGAAATGGCTGTGGAACGACTGGATCACAAGCGTTGATCATAAAAAAATCGGAATTATGTATATCCTGGCTGCACTTGTCATGCTCTTCCGCGGAGGAGTCGATGCACTCTTGATGAGGGCACAACTGACCGTACCGGATAATTCATTTTTAACATCCGAGCATTACAATGAAATCTTTACGACTCATGGTACGATCATGATTCTGTTCATGGCGATGCCATTCTTACTTGGATTGATGAATGTGGTTGTTCCTTTGCAAATTGGTGCAAGGGACGTAGCCTTCCCCTACTTGAATAACTTAAGTTTCTGGTCATTCATGTTCGGGGCAATCCTTTTCAATATGTCCTTCGTGTTCGGTGGATCACCGAATGCCGGTTGGACGAACTACGCACCACTTGCCATTGAAGGTAGTCCTGGACCGGGTATTAACTATTACCTGCTTGGCTTACAGATATCGGGGATCGGTACGTTACTGACGGGTATCAACTTTGTCGTCACCATCATCAAGATGCGTGCACCTGGCATGACGCTTCTTCGTATGCCGATGTTCACATGGACGACGTTGATCACGGCTTTCATCATCGTATTTGCTTTCCCGATTCTGACTGTCACGTTAGCATTGATGACATTTGACCGTGTATTTGGTTCCCACTTCTTCACGCTGACAGATGGTGGTAACCCGATGCTTTGGGCCAATTTATTCTGGCTATGGGGACACCCGGAAGTATATATTGTAATTCTGCCGGCTTTCGGTATTTTCTCAGAGATTATTGCTACTTTCGCAAGAAAAACATTATTTGGCTATAAATCTATGATTATCTCACTTGTAGCGATTTCAGGTTTGAGCTTCGTCGTATGGGTGCATCACTTCTTTACAATGGGTGGAAACGCCGCTGTGAACAGTGTATTCTCGATTACAACAATGGCGATTGCCATACCGACTGGAATCAAGATATTCAACTGGCTGGGTACGTTATTTAAAGGCAAGATTGAATTTACTGTACCGATGTTATGGTCTGTTGCGTTTATCCCGACATTCCTGATCGGTGGGGTGACAGGGGTTATGCTTGGAATGGCTGCGGCCGACTTCCAATATCACAATAACTACTTCCTGGTAGCTCACTTCCATTACACACTGATCGCCGGGGTTGTCTTTGCCTGCTTCGCGGGTCTCACATACTGGTATCCTAAGATGTTTGGACATAAAATGAATGAACGGATCGGCAGATGGACTTTCTGGTTCTTCTCCATCGGCTTCAATCTTTGTTTCCTACCTCAGTTCGTATTAGGATTCGCGGGTATGCCGAGACGTGTGTACACATACGGACCTGAAGACGGTTGGACGGCATTGAATATGATCTCTTCTGTCGGAGCGTTCGGAATGGGAGTCGGATTCATGATTCTTGTGTACGGAATCTACTATAGCTTCCGTTTTGCCAAGAGAGAAACAACAGGTGACGCGTGGGATGGTCGTACCCTTGAATGGGCAACAAGTTCGGCGATTGCCCCTCATTACAACTTTGCACATGTTCCTGAAGTGAAGAGTCATGATGCATTTTATGATATGAAGCAAGAAGGAAGAAAGATGATTCCTGATAACTTTGAATACCAACCGATTCACATGCCAAGTAACGCCGGGACACCTTTCATCATGTCCGCATTATTCTTCGCCGCAGGATTTGGTTTAGTGTTTGAACTGTTCTGGATGGCGATATTGGCACTAATCGGTATCTTCGGATGTATGGCGTATCGCTCATTAATGTCTCATAAGCAAGATGAAGGATATTATGTCAGCGTAAAAGAAATTGAAAAAACGGAAAATCCGTATAAGAGGGAGGCGTGA
- the qoxC gene encoding cytochrome aa3 quinol oxidase subunit III, producing MAHSTNIDPNTPLEYQSDIGKLNIFGFWVFLGAEIALFATIFATFFALKAGTMGGPLPSEVFDMKNTIIMTLLLLISSFTSGLSINELRKRNVKSMMVWLIITLLFGLGFLYLEITEFVHLVHEGAAMTTNSFWSSFYLLTGTHGLHVSVGILWITLVMFQVKKQGLNPDTAKKLFVSSLYWHFLDFVWIFVFTSVYLLGMVG from the coding sequence ATGGCACATAGTACAAATATAGATCCAAACACGCCGCTTGAATATCAGTCTGATATTGGTAAACTGAATATATTCGGATTCTGGGTTTTCCTGGGTGCGGAGATTGCCTTATTTGCCACGATTTTCGCAACGTTCTTCGCTCTGAAGGCCGGTACCATGGGTGGACCGCTTCCAAGTGAAGTGTTTGATATGAAAAATACGATTATCATGACGCTACTATTGTTAATAAGTAGTTTCACGTCTGGTTTATCAATAAATGAATTACGAAAGAGAAATGTCAAATCCATGATGGTTTGGCTGATCATCACATTACTATTCGGATTAGGATTTCTATACTTGGAAATCACGGAATTTGTCCATTTGGTCCATGAAGGGGCAGCAATGACGACGAACTCATTCTGGTCATCCTTCTATTTACTGACCGGAACGCACGGTCTCCACGTATCGGTTGGGATCTTATGGATCACCCTAGTAATGTTCCAAGTGAAGAAACAAGGTTTGAATCCTGATACCGCTAAAAAACTATTTGTATCCAGCTTGTATTGGCACTTTCTGGACTTTGTCTGGATCTTCGTGTTCACAAGCGTTTACTTATTAGGGATGGTGGGATAA
- the qoxD gene encoding cytochrome aa3 quinol oxidase subunit IV, whose amino-acid sequence MSQHTNHSGLPWTQIIGFILSIALTFLAVWFGLYTNMAYELIVAIVFVLAFIQAAIQLFMFMHVTEGEGKWQVGKMMSAAFIAIVIVAGSVWVMSNMH is encoded by the coding sequence ATGTCACAACATACGAATCATAGTGGATTACCTTGGACTCAGATCATTGGATTTATTTTATCGATTGCCTTGACGTTCTTAGCCGTCTGGTTTGGACTATATACGAATATGGCCTATGAACTGATCGTAGCGATTGTATTCGTCCTTGCCTTCATACAGGCTGCTATCCAGCTCTTCATGTTCATGCACGTAACGGAAGGTGAAGGTAAATGGCAGGTGGGTAAGATGATGTCGGCGGCATTTATCGCGATTGTCATCGTAGCCGGATCTGTCTGGGTAATGAGCAATATGCATTAA
- a CDS encoding VOC family protein, whose protein sequence is MSVNVYLNFNGNCRAAVEYYAEVFETEPPQIMTFAEAPPHPDYPLPEEAKNLVLHTRLTIDGSNVMFSDVFPNMPFAEGNNITLALVSDDPEKLTSRFHKLKEGGKVDMELQETFWSKLYGQVTDKFGIQWQFNYEGHEG, encoded by the coding sequence ATGTCGGTTAATGTTTACCTGAATTTCAATGGCAATTGCCGGGCAGCGGTGGAGTATTATGCTGAAGTATTTGAAACCGAACCCCCACAGATCATGACGTTCGCTGAGGCACCCCCACATCCTGACTATCCCCTGCCGGAAGAAGCAAAAAATCTGGTCCTACATACACGACTCACCATCGATGGCAGTAATGTCATGTTTTCCGATGTTTTTCCCAATATGCCTTTTGCAGAAGGTAACAACATCACCCTTGCCCTGGTAAGCGATGATCCTGAAAAATTGACGTCCCGTTTCCACAAGTTGAAAGAAGGCGGTAAGGTGGATATGGAGCTTCAGGAAACATTCTGGAGCAAGCTGTACGGTCAAGTCACCGATAAATTCGGCATTCAATGGCAATTTAATTACGAAGGTCATGAAGGGTAA